A window of Carassius carassius chromosome 48, fCarCar2.1, whole genome shotgun sequence genomic DNA:
gatTTCCCATTTCATGACCCCTTGTAAATTAGAGGTTCTTTATTGGCTTGAAGAATTTTTTACATCAGTGGAAACTTTTCATTccacaaaagtgtatttatagtGGGAAAAGGTGGttctttaagaactgttcactgaaaagtTATTTTGGGAACCAAAAAATGGTTAATGAAATGTAACCtttcttttaaaaagtgcagAAAAGGCCTGAgatttttggtgaaaatcggaagGTATTGCATACTTTTCACTGTAATTATAACTATGCTGAAAAGCAAGAAGTGTGATTTTGGACTAGCTGCTCACCGATGGTGTGACTGCAAACTGAACCTGATCAATTCCAGAATTTTCTTGAAGATTAGCAGATATCACTCTTCTCTTGGTATCCAAAGAAGGTTGAAAGCTTTTTGACTGGAAGAACTGATCATTATCATAGAGGACAAATCCAATATCTTTATCAAAATCTACAGAAAAAGTGagatatatacaattaaaataaaaataattacaaaatacaagTAAAGGAAAAGTTAAGTTGTAGAATAGAGTCTGAATCAagttttaccttcactgaatgtgaCATTCATTTGAAGGTCAACTGTATGTTTGGAAAACTCTGCCTCTGTTATTTGCAGCTTAATTCTGTCAGGTAAAAAGTTATCACTCTGCCCTGGAAATATTAAGATAAGTATGTATTTTAGAATCATGCTAACatgctaaaattatatatataaattaatctcTATGCTCACCAGGTCTGCATTATTTGATTAtacatacagtaaaatagtaatgttgtgaaacatttttgtgttctattttattatattttaaattgtaaattattcTTGTGATGACAGTCTagagtgtaacatgatccttcagaaaacattactCATTATAATCAATGATAAAAatggttttgctgcttaatatatatatatacacacacattttttttttaaacttcagacactTGCCTTTAAAAAAGGTTAACTGCACATGTCGGATTGGTTTGTGTCCCTTCAGTGACTGCACTGCCATTTTCGGTTGCACCAACAATGGATTTTGTATCTCACGCAGAGAGAGTTTCTGTAGAGTCTGTGTTAGTCTGAACACACACAATCTGACATCAGACAAAAATTGAGTGATTATGAATTTTCATACCATTATGGTACTGTCAGTGGCAAATCCACGAGTGTGAAATGTTTTGTTACTCAGAAATTGCAGTATGGTCAACAGAAGAGTACATCTCAGGACTTGCACTCAGGAGTTGACTGATTGTAGCGACTGCTGATACGGCAATATCCTGCAGATAAAGAAGAAAATGTTTCTTAACGCAATTGTGGATGGTATTCAGTATTACATGAATTTACATATAGTGTTCTTTGCTATACATGAATTAGTCAAATTAGTATATATGTCTATATCAcgtgaaacttaaaaaaataaaaaaaaaagtttttactgaTCAAAAGTACCAAATTGCTCATGACTCCTAAAATGCTTGTCACATGACTCGCTTGTTTTATATccttaaaacagattttttgaaaaacctactgaGACCTCAATCTGAGGTAACATGAGAAAAAAATCATGGAGTCTGGCCACTGTGTTGCGCTATAACAGGACGAAAACCTAAAAATGGCTAACACTACACATCCGCTAGTTTGATTGACTTGAAAACTCACATACAGTGTTTGTGTCCAAAGTGGCAAAAGTGAATCTAAAAAAGCATAGCCGCCATAGGCCAACAAAGTTCAAGTACCTTTTTAAAATTTGGTAAACAGAGGCTGATCAGAATGAAACTGTTTGCCTTGTATCCTTAAAAGTCTGTGAGAATTTTGAAAGATATCGGAACCTAggtaatattatatttttcaaatgtgtAAAGGATTGTACTTTGCCTGACTTTCATATCATATGTTAGATCTCCTTATTCTGAACAGATTCTTATTCTCATTATTCTCCTTATGAAGAACCACTGTTGTCAATCacattttttgttaataattaaaGATTAAGAAATACTTTTGCTAACTAGTCCTAGATTTTTTTGGACATTATTTGGACAGCTATAACTGGGTCCTTTGAAAACGGATGTGGCCGAGTGTGCCAAAAAGCCTATTGTTCCTAAACAAAAACTCATAACCTTCCGAAATCAGCTGAATGCATGCAATTTGATATGGCAAATCACATGATAGGGCTGAAAAGTTACTTTTTCGGGCCCAATTTGGCCTAGACCTTCACCAAATCACCTGAGTGTGTTATGTGCTATTTCAAAGAAGCATGCAAACTTTTATGGAGATCAACCCATGGGTGGCTCTATAACTATCAAAAAGCTGCAAAGACTGTATTTTTGTGGCAAATGACCTGAAGTGTTTCACACATACACTTGATATTCAtgtcatatgatagatctcctcgtTTTAAACAATTTTCCCTCTAGGAAGGCTGTTGATTTCAAAGTCCTGGTCTTACACCCCAGAAATGTTCAAGCCATCTCTCTATacaaacattaaaggaatagttcacccaataatccaaattatgtcattaataactcaccctcatgtcgtttcaaacacgtgagacctccttttatcttcggaacacagtttaagatattttagatttattccgagagctctcagtccctccattgaaactgtgtgaacggtatactgtccatgtccagaaaggtaataaaaacatcatcaaagtagtccgtgtgtcatcagagggtcagttagaatattttgaagcattgaaaatacattttggtccaaaaatagcaaaaactacgactttattcagcattgtcttctcttccgtgtctgttgtaagacagttcaaaacaaagtagtttgtgatatccggttcacgaacgaatcattcgatgtaaccggatctttttgaaccagttcaccaaatcgaactgaatcgtcaATGTTTtggtcattatctggctcggctcagtgttcatcttcagttctctcttcacagcagttcagtcagtgtactgtttgagtacatgaattactccgggttttgttttaactcagagggagtgtcagccacattaaaaatgttaacagcttaagtcatttgtggattaattcgtattggagacgcgaaccgtttaaaacgattcacttttatttggtgaactggttcaaaaagatcaggttacatcgaatgattcgttcgcgaaccagatatcacaaactgctttgttttgaactcacaacagacacggaagagaagacaatgctgaataaagtcatagtttttgctattttcgatgcttcaaaaaattctaactgaccctctgatgtcacatggactactttgatgtttttcttatctttctggacatggacagtataccgtacacacagagCAAtcaagcaaacaggtctgtggatgatgagGTGaactgcacttcatcctgcagcATCTGGGCAGCAACTTtggtgaggatcctgtttgtggacttcagttcgTCCTTCAACTCCATCATCTCCACTCTTGGGCATTGATGAGCTCACAGTTGCACAAACATTACTCGTTTGGTTGTTTGGCTCTATTTAATAATGAGGAATCAAATGAGGCACTtttctgactatgagaagttagatatatcATTTTTGATTCTTGATATGAATCTTACCACACCAGACCGTGTATACTCATCTGGTTATTTACCTGAATTTAATTCTAAGgaattaaattaagtatttatCGGACTATGAAAAGTTGGATATATCATTTTTGATTCATGATATGAATCTTACCAAGCCAGACTATGTATACTCATCTGGTTGTTTAcctgcatttaattctgaggaattaaattcagtatttatctgactatgataAGTTATAAATAACTTATCCATCCACTTATCCAGGGTCCATTCCCctcacatttttatgattttgatcTGCGAGCCACTCCCATCTCTTCTattctcttgccttagctgtgctccttGTATACACACTAGGAAGGGACTTGCAGGCATTCTCATTCCCATTGCATTTTtggatgcagctcgagttcctgaaggggaacgtcccagattatgtatgtaaccatggcTCCCCGAAGAAAATGAGACGCTGCATCTCGAGGCCATACTTTCGGCATCCCTGCCAGATTTCATTCCTAGAAGTTGACGCTCATTCCAccacacatgcttttatagcttcctggtcactatgTCACCCAcccattcatgagactgattACACATTCAGAGCTGGTCACACTGAAGGGTGTTCACATAGCATTTtcagatgcagcgtctcgttccctttggggaacCATGCTTAAATAAATAACCTGCAACGTTATGTCCCCTATAAAGACCTTAAAATGCTTGAAACCCAaaaatcgctgcttgcagctatattattatattttaaaatgcttgtaaccagattacagttacttttctatagattacaaaaaataaaaataaaaaagtaaaaatgagtaaaataataatgtttttacatgTTGTATCTTTAAAATCTTGAAGTAACTTTGGAAATGAATATCTGCTTAAGGCTTATTAAGTACCGTAGTTTGTGTAGTTTGTTGATCAGAAAGCAGGGTGTTGGTAATTTGAGCTGCATTTGTGATGTTGAGGGGTGTTAGCCGTTCTGGTATGGATGTGAGGATCTGGGTGTTGGAGGCTAAGTTCTTTTTTTGTTCGGGAGTAGCTTCAGAAatcttgatttaataaataaataaataaataaataatgacatttcaATAAAATCAGACTGCCTATATATTACAAGCATTAGGCATAGATTACATACCCATGCATTAATGGCATCCAGGGTCAAAGTACAATTGAGAATGTTTGGAGGATCAAATGAGTTAGTAGTTATATTACAGAGGGATGATGCCTGGGGCATGccagctgaaaaaaaagaagaaaaaaaagaaaagacaaaaaatattggtattgcattttgttaTAAAACGGAAGCTAGTAGAGAGAGAACTACCATTTGTTGTTTTTGGTGGACATCTCTCTATGGAGGAAGCAAACTGGCCTAGGACAGTTTTTGGAAAGGTGAATTTGCTAGTTGGTGTGGGATTTTGTTCAGGGCAGaaatttgctgtaaaaaaaaactgttagtaAGCTTGAGGCCTTCTACAATATCATACAGTCTGCATATCATGTAATATTTTCAATGGGATTTACGAATGTTGCAGGTAGTTCCAGTCCAATCATCTGGGCAGAGGCAGATCCTGTCTCGTAATTCACCCCCGTTTTCACACACCAGACTCGGCACGGTCATTGTCGTGGACAGGGGGCTGATTGTTGTAATGATGCTGTTGTTGGATGTGTTAAAGGTGGTGCTCACTGAAGTAGACAGGGGGCTGATTGTTGTACTGATGCTGTTGTTGGATGTGTTAAAGGTGGTGCTCTCTGAAGTATATTGTGATGTGTTAAAGGTGGTGCTCTCTGAAGTATATTGTGATGTGTTAAAGGTGGTGCTCTCTGAAGTAGATTGTAATGTGTTAAAGGTGGTGCTCTCTGGAGTATATTGGAATGTGTTAGAGGTGGTGCTCTCTGGAGTATATTGTAATGTATTAAAGGTGGTGCTCTCTGGAGTATATTGGAATGTGTTAGAGGTGGTGCTCTCTGGAGTATATTGTAATGTATTAAAGGTGGTAATCTCTGAAGTATATTGTGATGTGTTAAAGGTGGTGCTCTCTGGAGTATATTGGAATGTGTTAGAGGTGGTGCTCTCTGGAGTATATTGGAATGTGTTAGAGGTGGTGCTCTCTGGAGTATATTGGAATGTGTTAGAGGTGGTGCTCTCTGAAGTAGATAGTAATATGTTAAAGGTGGTGCTCTCTGGAGTATATTGGAATGTGTTAGAGGTGGTGCTCTCTGAAGTAGATTGTAATGCGTTAAAGGTGGTGCTCTCTGAAGTAGATTGTAATGCGTTAAAGGTGGTGCTCTCTGAAGTAGATTGTAATGCGTTAAAGGTGGTGCTCTCTGAAGTAGATTGTAATGTGTTAAAGGTGGTGCTCTCTGAAGTAGATTGTAATGCGTTAAAGGTGGTGCTCTCTGAAGTAGATTGTAATGCGTTAAAGGTGGTGCTCTCTGAAGTAGATTGTAATGCGTTAAAGGTGGTGCTCTCTGAAGTAGATTGTAATGCGTTAAAGGTGGTGCTCTCTGAAGTAGATTGTAATGCGTTAAAGGTGGTGCTCTCTGAAGTAGATTGTAATGCGTTAAAGGTGGTGCTCTCTGAAGTAGATTGTAATGCGTTAAAGGTGGTGCTCTCTGAAGTAGATTGTAATGCGTTAAAGGTGGTGCTCTCTGAAGTAGATTGTAATGCGTTAAAGGTGGTGCTCTCTGAAGTAGATTGGAATGCGTTAAAGGTGGTGCTCTCTGAAGTAGATTGGAATGTGTTAGAGGTGGTGCTCTCTGAAGTAGATTGTAATGTGTTAAAGGTGGTGCTCTCTGAAGTAGATTGTAATGCGTTAAAGGTGGTGCTCTCTGAAGTAGATTGTAATGCGTTAAAGGTGGTGCTCTCTGAAGTAGATTGTAATGCGTTAAAGGTGGTGCTCTCTGAAGTAGATTGGAATGTTTTAGAGGTGGTGCTCTCTGAAGTAGATTGGAATGTGTTAAAGGTGGTGCTCTCTGAAGTAGATTGTAATGCATTAAAGGTGGTGCTCTCTGAAGTAGATTGGTATGTGTTAGAGGTGGTGCTCTCTGAAGTAGATTGACACCAAGTCTTCTCAAAAACAGCTGTTTACAGAGACAAAACATAAATAACAGTCCAAACATCAACCTTTAGTCTTGCTAAATCTGGTCCAGCTTGCCAACTTATATTTCATCCAAGAACTGACTTCTTAGACAGGAAAACCCAATCTGAATAAAGCCCCGTTTACATTGCCAACAACATGCAGCAACATGATCCATTGATTCATTTTAGTGGAAGACTGAACAATTTCTGGTACTATGAGCGACAGTGATTGGCAACAGGATGTAGGTGACATATGATTATTTTTACTAAATTCTGAGCAACTTTTTAGAGCAACAACCAATGGGAGTGAAGGCTTTGTCAGAGGAGCTCAAGTCACTGTCTCAAGTGCTTGCAAAACAGATCAGAGAATATATGGCACAGGTTCACTGTTATAAAAGTTTTGACTGTAAACACATAATGGATATAAAAAAATAGTGATGGAAAATAAAATCTCAGTAGTCTCAGTGAGTTTGTTTCATACGTTGATAGTTATTGTTGATTATATGAAAGAATGagctttgaggacgagggcgttctggtgcaggttaacaggttaaatacTGATGCAGATCATACTAAAAGAGCTTCCTGGgcataatattcattaaaaggaACCAGAAAActgattatttttcaaatttgaatGAAGTTTTGGCATTTTTCATCAGTGATTGAGTTTAATAAAGCAATTCTAAGGCACGTAAATAATTTGCCTTATCTGATGCAGCTCCAATAAACAACAGAAACAGGAACTGTTTTCAtgcactgttatttatttactttttaagacAATATATGATATTTTCtcccacacacacatcagcttatCTCTCAGCTGAGTACACTTTTATAGTTTAACATTGGTGCTGTTCGAATGGTAATCAAAGTGACAAGACTTTTGCATTTCAATATAATATTTACTCTATATTTTGTTagcttttttattgttgtatCTTAAGAGGATTTTATGGCACTAAATTATGTTTATGGAATAGTAATGacatatttattaactttttttgtattattttttaataacttttagaGCATAGACCTAAAAATGAAATTTCCAAATTAAACTTTAGTTGTGTTTCCAACCTGagctgtgttccaaatttgaggttgatatctcaaaaaaaaaaaagaaaaaaaaaaattcagaaagatTTTGTTTAGGTTCAGAACCAAACATTAGATGAAATTTGCTTCTCATTAATTTCCAATATGGTCATTTTTGACTGcgaacaaaaacaaaagtgacTTTTGTTTCAGGACAATTTACATTTTCGAATAATgtccaaggttttttattttttttttcttctcaaatccAGTTGCACTCTCACCGTGGCAGATTCACTACATGGTGGAATTTGCAAGGGGACATTAATTTAAGGAGTTtcaaaacaatcttcacataaacaaTATTATAGATGCATAAACTATACATATTAATCTTTATTCAAGCTAAAAAATTAAGTTAATCAGCGACTAGAACAGTCCAAGGAGGATCTTTTAGGTGACTCAAAATAGCAACGTGCCAGCAACCTAAACACTATTCGTTTTCAGATCAGGatgcccatgggtgcacaaatgggtgcaaatgcatttgctatttaaacaacgtggCGCAGGACATAAAAAATTTTGACAACTGCATCGggctgaaactaaaaaaaaaaaacattagcgtTGCACCTAGTCACATTGTGCCAAATCTACATTACTAAAGATAATCAATAACCTGACTATTTTTACATGATAATAAAGACAGATAATTGTTTAAACTATACTGattattaattatcattaataTACTGAAACTTTATTGATATGTTGCTTTATTCTTGGAGagcatttttaagaaaaat
This region includes:
- the LOC132131412 gene encoding adhesion G-protein coupled receptor G7-like is translated as MTVPSLVCENGGELRDRICLCPDDWTGTTCNIPNFCPEQNPTPTSKFTFPKTVLGQFASSIERCPPKTTNAGMPQASSLCNITTNSFDPPNILNCTLTLDAINAWISEATPEQKKNLASNTQILTSIPERLTPLNITNAAQITNTLLSDQQTTQTTDIAVSAVATISQLLSASPEMYSSVDHTAISELTQTLQKLSLREIQNPLLVQPKMAVQSLKGHKPIRHVQLTFFKGKCLKAE